One Oryza sativa Japonica Group chromosome 8, ASM3414082v1 DNA window includes the following coding sequences:
- the LOC4345156 gene encoding cinnamoyl-CoA reductase 1, protein MGVEKTTANGGSGAAAVSGGGRTVCVTGAGGFIASWLVKLLLEKGYAVRGTVRNPDDAAKNAHLMALAGAAERLTLVRAELLDKESLAAAFAGCEGVFHTASPITDDPEKMIEPAVSGARNVITAAADAGGVRRVVMTSSIGAVYMGGGGGEEVDETCWSDLDHCRDTGNWYCYAKTVAEQAAWELAKERRLDLVVVNPSLVLGPLLQRGVNASTWHVLKYLDGSARTYADAAQAYVHVRDVADAHARAYESPAARGRYLCAGRTLHRGEVCRILAALFPGYPVPTRCKGDAGETAEGCRFSSRKLAELGVAVMPASQCLYDTVVSLQDKGLLPFVPAAAMP, encoded by the exons ATGGGTGTcgagaagacgacggcgaacggcggcagtGGCGCCGCGGCGGTCTCCGGCGGAGGGCGCACCGTCTgcgtcaccggcgccggcgggttcATCGCGTCGTGGCTCGTCAAGCTCCTCCTCGAGAAGGGCTACGCCGTCCGCGGCACCGTTCGGAACCctg ATGACGCTGCCAAGAACGCGCATCTCATGGCGCTGGCCGGTGCCGCGGAGCGGCTGACCCTCGTCCGGGCGGAGCTGCTCGACAAGgagagcctcgccgccgcgttcgcCGGCTGCGAGGGCGTCTTCCACACCGCCTCCCCCATCACCGACGACCCG GAGAAGATGATCGAGCCGGCGGTGAGCGGGGCGAGGAACGTGAtcaccgcggcggcggacgcgggcGGCGTCCGCCGCGTGGTGATGACGTCGTCGATCGGCGCCGTGtacatgggcggcggcggcggcgaggaggtggacGAGACGTGCTGGAGCGACCTCGACCACTGCAGGGACACCGGAAACTGGTACTGCTACGCCAAGACGGTGGCGGAGCAGGCGGCGTGGGAGCTCGCCAAGGAGCGGCGGCtggacctcgtcgtcgtcaaccCGTCGCTGGTGCTCGGCCCGCTGCTGCAGCGCGGGGTGAACGCCAGCACGTGGCACGTGCTCAAGTACCTGGACGGCTCGGCGCGCACCTACGCCGACGCGGCGCAGGCGTACGTGCACGTCCGCGACGTCGCggacgcgcacgcgcgcgcctACGAGTcccccgccgcgcgcggccgctACCTCTGCGCCGGCCGCACGCTGCACCGCGGCGAGGTGTGCCGCATCCTGGCCGCCCTCTTCCCGGGGTACCCGGTGCCCACCAGGTGCaagggcgacgccggcgagacGGCCGAGGGGTGCCGGTTCAGCAGCCGCAAGCTGGCGGAGCTCGGTGTCGCCGTCATGCCGGCGAGCCAGTGCCTGTACGACACCGTCGTCAGCCTCCAGGACAAGGGCCTGCTTCCCTTCGTCCCTGCCGCCGCCATGCCGTGA
- the LOC107275995 gene encoding flavonol 3-sulfotransferase — MHIAQIGIALAVAPNMAKVQGALLPDRDGQAAGPVPFKEVAGVDAIPARPVTEHDAAISGMPRRLVYNNSLPILSYRGFWLLEDWARGTAAMADERRGGFVARPGDVVLATLPKAGTTWLKALAFATMARGLFPPASPDHPLRRLNSHDCVPTVESGLFACGREGVLDKLPSPRLLNTHLPLSLLPSSITDNDDCKIVYVCRDEKDRAVSTWHFIKRIKRIGSDVPFSEVYKSICEGTSACGPVWDHILGYWNASKKEPSRVLFLTYEQMLQDPMGTIRQLAEFLGQPISDAEEETGVVAEIVELCSLESMKKQKINREGYQGVGITFSNDAYFRKGVAGDWLNHMTLEMGQHLDSILNEKFDGSGFTI; from the exons ATGCATATAGCTCAGATTGGTATAGCTCTCGCCGTGGCTCCAAATATGGCAAAAGTGCAAGGAGCACTACTCCCTGACCGTGATGGGCAAGCTGCAGGGCCCGTCCCGTTCaaggaggtcgccggcgtcgacgcCATCCCGGCTCGCCCCGTCACTGAGCACGACGCCGCCATCTCCGGCATGCCGAGGCGCCTCGTCTACAACAACAGCCTCCCGATCCTCTCCTACAGGGGGTTCTGGCTGCTGGAGGACTGGGCGCGGGGCAcggccgccatggccgacgagcgccgcggcggcttcGTGGCGCGCCCCGGCGACGTCGTGCTCGCGACGCTGCCCAAGGCCGGGACCACGTGGCTCAAGGCCCTCGCGTTCGCCACCATGGCGCGCGGCTTGTTCCCGCCGGCGAGCCCCGACCACCCGCTCCGCCGCCTCAACTCGCACGACTGCGTGCCTACCGTGGAGAGTGGCCTGTTCGCGTGTGGGCGGGAGGGTGTGCTGGACAAGCTGCCGTCGCCGAGGCTCTTGAACACGCACCTGCCACTCTCGCTGCTGCCTTCTTCAATAACCGACAATGATGATTGTAAGATCGTATATGTTTGCAG AGATGAGAAGGACAGAGCAGTCTCCACATGGCACTTCATCAAGCGTATCAAACGTATTGGATCAGATGTGCCATTCTCCGAGGTGTACAAGTCTATCTGCGAGGGCACTTCTGCCTGTGGGCCTGTCTGGGATCACATCCTCGGCTACTGGAACGCAAGCAAAAAAGAGCCAAGTAGGGTACTCTTCCTAACATATGAACAGATGCTCCAAGATCCGATGGGCACAATTAGGCAATTAGCAGAGTTCCTTGGGCAGCCGATTTCTGATGCCGAAGAAGAAACGGGTGTTGTTGCAGAGATCGTAGAGCTTTGCAGCCTAGAGAGCATGAAGAAACAAAAGATCAACAGGGAAGGATACCAGGGTGTCGGCATTACGTTCTCGAACGATGCCTACTTCAGAAAGGGAGTGGCAGGAGATTGGCTGAACCATATGACCCTCGAGATGGGACAACACCTGGACTCAATCCTTAACGAGAAGTTTGATGGGTCAGGGTTCACTATTTGA